From Nicotiana tabacum cultivar K326 chromosome 15, ASM71507v2, whole genome shotgun sequence, the proteins below share one genomic window:
- the LOC107789707 gene encoding uncharacterized protein LOC107789707, translating into MKAFGFFVLFLVMGTAFVSFNCFSTGGMSVKWQSNDMVMTIRSRKLQGNGFGPSNLDLEDYRPIDPVPSTKASIRPGPVEHGTPLMPYIPKPSPPPISTNYGLP; encoded by the exons atgaaggcttttggtttctTTGTTCTGTTCTTGGTGATGGGGACAGCTTTTGTGTCCTTTAATTGCTTCAGCACTGGAG GAATGTCCGTCAAATGGCAAAGTAATGATATGGTGATGACTATAAGAAGCAGAAAGCTGCAG GGCAATGGCTTCGGTCCAAGCAACTTAGATCTGGAAGATTATCGCCCGATAGATCCAGTTCCTAGCACAAAAGCTTCTATAAGACCAGGACCAGTTGAGCATGGTACTCCTCTTATGCCTTATATTCCCAAGCCTTCACCTCCTCCTATTAGCACCAATTATGGGCTCCCGTAA